The DNA window CCTATTTGGGCAAGTGTTTTTACTCAAGTCTATTTTATCTATTTTTTTTCCAGGGCTCAATATTTTTCCTCCCTTTTTACTAATTTATTAATATAACAATCTTGATCGAGAGCGGCTGATCTATTAACGATCGTTATATATTGTTCCTATTGATTAGGCTTAATATAAAAACTTAACGATCGTTAATTTAAATCTCTAGAATGTTATTGATCTTAAAACAAGTAATTTAATCTTCAAGACTTCATTAAATATCAATACAAAATTCAAAGGTTAAAAAAAAATAGTAGTATCAAAATTCATCCCCTTGATTTTTTGTATCTTGATCAGAGCTTGATTTTGAAGCCTTTAGCTTCTGAGCATAACTTGAACCCAGCTTTTCTAGTGCTTCATCAATGTAGGACGGTACAGAAAATGATTGAATTCCACTTAAAAGTAAATTTTGTGATGCTCCAGGCCCAATTTGAGCTACAAGCACAACTTTAACACCATCTAATACACCCACAGCATTTTTCATTGATCCTGCTGTGTGGTTACCACCAGAGCATGTGGGTTCATTTTTCCGGAGTTCAATGTACTCGTAATTTCCTTCATCATCGATATCAAATATTAAAAATTGTTCTGCATGTCCAAAGTGTTGGTTAATAAATTTACCATCACTACTCGCAACTGCTACTCTTAACGGCATAGTAAACCTCCTATTTTTTTTTGTATCATTCTTCTTACACTTTATTTTTATTTTTAATCCATATGTCCTATAATCATTACATTTAACTTACTGTTAAAACTGATTTTTATTAATTTTATGTCATGTTAAATTATTATATTCGAACTAATAAATATAACGATCGTTACTTATTTTTCCTTAAGCAGGTAAGCATTTTTTATCCTGTTTAATGCTGAGTTAATAACTGATCTTTGTGTAGCAATGTTCATCCTCATAAATCCTTGGCCTGATTCTCCAAATATATATCCATCTTCCATACCTACCTTGGCATCATCAATCATGAAACTTTGAAGTGTATGGGGGTCCATGCCCAGTTCTCTGCAGTCAAGCCATAGAAGATAGGTTCCCTGGGGTTCTATCATTTTGATCTCTGGAATATTAGTTTCTAAGAATTTCCTAATGTAATCAAGATTTCCCTGTAAATAGTCCAGAACCTGTTCTAACCATTCATCACCATATTTGTAGGCGGCTTTGAGTGCTGTGTAACCGAATAAATTTGGATTTGGAACCATGCCTGCTCTTGTGTTAATAAAATCCTCACGAATCCTTTGATTGGGTATGATTATGTTTGAAACTTCGAGTCCTGCCAAGTTAAAGGTTTTGCTCGGTGACATACAGATTATACTGTTTTGTTCAAATTTATCGGATATTGATGCAAATGGGGTGTGTTTATTTCCTTTAAACAGTATTTCACAATGTATTTCATCAGAGATTACCACGCCGCCATTGTCAATCACAATATTTCCCATTTTTTCTATTTCATCAGGATTCCACACTCTTCCTACTGGATTGTGTGGATTGCAGAAGATAATAGTTTTTAAACGTCCAGGACCCATTAATCTACGGGTTTTAGGATGAAACTTAGATTCAAGATCTTCGCAGTCCATGACGTACCTTCCATTAACCAGTTTGAGCTGGTTGTTAACTATGCTGCAACCACTATTTTTTACCACTGGAAAGAATGGGTGATAAGATGGTTGTTGTAGTATGACCTCATCACCAGGATGTGTTAAAGAAGTTACAGCAGTTTGTAGTGCTGGAACAACACCGGGTGTGA is part of the Methanobacterium lacus genome and encodes:
- a CDS encoding NifB/NifX family molybdenum-iron cluster-binding protein produces the protein MPLRVAVASSDGKFINQHFGHAEQFLIFDIDDEGNYEYIELRKNEPTCSGGNHTAGSMKNAVGVLDGVKVVLVAQIGPGASQNLLLSGIQSFSVPSYIDEALEKLGSSYAQKLKASKSSSDQDTKNQGDEF
- a CDS encoding MalY/PatB family protein; protein product: MNYDLDKVYNRKNTDSLKWDFMKPIIGRDDIIPLWVADMDFPVAEPIKEAIKTRAEHPFYGYTQPGGSVVDSVVQRLKKKYNWNIEPEWVVFTPGVVPALQTAVTSLTHPGDEVILQQPSYHPFFPVVKNSGCSIVNNQLKLVNGRYVMDCEDLESKFHPKTRRLMGPGRLKTIIFCNPHNPVGRVWNPDEIEKMGNIVIDNGGVVISDEIHCEILFKGNKHTPFASISDKFEQNSIICMSPSKTFNLAGLEVSNIIIPNQRIREDFINTRAGMVPNPNLFGYTALKAAYKYGDEWLEQVLDYLQGNLDYIRKFLETNIPEIKMIEPQGTYLLWLDCRELGMDPHTLQSFMIDDAKVGMEDGYIFGESGQGFMRMNIATQRSVINSALNRIKNAYLLKEK